The Hemibagrus wyckioides isolate EC202008001 linkage group LG10, SWU_Hwy_1.0, whole genome shotgun sequence genome includes a window with the following:
- the si:zfos-943e10.1 gene encoding GRAM domain-containing protein 2B isoform X2 gives MEREKRPSLLERTDALEEEEIVSYPVESGTLPMRAKKEKMVKKKLEQKKAYSLEEAQLEMEQQHKSQSRPVLPRSQTVAGPLERNDSMNSRSSFMKHNKTFHKLFPDIPESEDLLHAYICALQREVPYHGRLYITENNVCFHSSVLLKATKVVIPVSNITVLKKQNTALLVPNALSIRSNLGEKYLFVSLRNREGCYRLLRSVCSHLEDGSTNSSPLFSSAENSFDQGKLVNSSQSSLTDAYEELDGTDSGLLLQPPPTKLHTASISNGSPPTRRSPHSEEDESQAEEHMGSSWMWSVTDGARSLLIQREATSLNTLLLIYLMLVVLLVLSSGYIGLRIVALEEQLTTLGALPEFTLHSGYKDT, from the exons ATGGAGCGTGAGAAGCGACCAAGCCTTTTGGAAAGAACTGATGCTTTGGAAGAAGAGGAAATAGTGAG CTACCCAGTGGAGAGCGGGACTCTCCCCATGAGAGCCAAGAAGGAAAAGATGGTGAAAAAGAAGCTTGAGCAAAAGAAAGCCTACAGCCTAGAGGAAGCTCAGCTCGAGATGGAGCAGCAGCACAAAAGCCAGAGCAGGCCGGTCCTGCCCAG GTCTCAGACAGTCGCAGGACCTTTGGAAAGGAACGACAGCATGAACTCAAGAAGT AGCTTCATGAAGCACAACAAAACATTCCACAAACTCTTCCCAGATATCCCTGAGAGTGAAGACTTATTACACG ccTACATCTGTGCACTGCAGAGGGAGGTACCATACCATGGCCGTCTCTATATCACAGAAAACAACGTATGCTTTCACTCCTCCGTGCTTCTCAAGGCTACCAAG gtggTGATCCCTGTGTCTAATATCACGGTCCTGAAGAAGCAGAATACAGCGCTGCTGGTGCCAAACGCTCTGTCTATCCGCAGCAACCTGGGAGAGAAG TATTTGTTTGTGTCTCTGCGGAACCGTGAAGGCTGCTACAGGCTGCTGCGCTCTGTTTGCTCACATCTGGAGGATGGCAGCACCAACAGCAGCCCTCTTTTCTCGTCCGCCGAGAACAGCTTTGATCAGGGCAAACTGGTG AACTCGAGTCAGTCGAGCCTGACTGACGCCTACGAGGAGCTTGATGGAACAGACTCTGGACTTTTACTGCAACCTCCTCCTACTAAACTTCACACAG CCTCAATCTCAAATGGAAGTCCTCCAACACGAAGAAGTCCTCACAGTGAAGAAGATGAGAGTCAGGCTGAGGAGCACATGG gaaGCTCGTGGATGTGGAGTGTGACTGACGGAGCTAGATCACTGCTCATCCAGAGAGAAGCCACCAGCCTCAACACACTGCTGCTCATCTACTTAATGCT GGTGGTGCTGCTCGTGCTGTCCTCTGGGTATATCGGCCTGCGCATTGTGGCTCTGGAGGAGCAGCTGACTACTCTGGGAGCCTTGCCTGAATTCACTCTACACAGCGG GTACAAGGACACATAA
- the si:zfos-943e10.1 gene encoding GRAM domain-containing protein 2B isoform X1, producing MLENKRERLKTFLRKIDEKAIFGIKHLMKESYPVESGTLPMRAKKEKMVKKKLEQKKAYSLEEAQLEMEQQHKSQSRPVLPRSQTVAGPLERNDSMNSRSSFMKHNKTFHKLFPDIPESEDLLHAYICALQREVPYHGRLYITENNVCFHSSVLLKATKVVIPVSNITVLKKQNTALLVPNALSIRSNLGEKYLFVSLRNREGCYRLLRSVCSHLEDGSTNSSPLFSSAENSFDQGKLVNSSQSSLTDAYEELDGTDSGLLLQPPPTKLHTASISNGSPPTRRSPHSEEDESQAEEHMGSSWMWSVTDGARSLLIQREATSLNTLLLIYLMLVVLLVLSSGYIGLRIVALEEQLTTLGALPEFTLHSGYKDT from the exons ATGCTtgaaaataagagagagagactgaagacGTTTTTAAGAAAAATCGACGAAAAAGCTATCTTCGGAATCAAGCATTTGATGAAGGAAAG CTACCCAGTGGAGAGCGGGACTCTCCCCATGAGAGCCAAGAAGGAAAAGATGGTGAAAAAGAAGCTTGAGCAAAAGAAAGCCTACAGCCTAGAGGAAGCTCAGCTCGAGATGGAGCAGCAGCACAAAAGCCAGAGCAGGCCGGTCCTGCCCAG GTCTCAGACAGTCGCAGGACCTTTGGAAAGGAACGACAGCATGAACTCAAGAAGT AGCTTCATGAAGCACAACAAAACATTCCACAAACTCTTCCCAGATATCCCTGAGAGTGAAGACTTATTACACG ccTACATCTGTGCACTGCAGAGGGAGGTACCATACCATGGCCGTCTCTATATCACAGAAAACAACGTATGCTTTCACTCCTCCGTGCTTCTCAAGGCTACCAAG gtggTGATCCCTGTGTCTAATATCACGGTCCTGAAGAAGCAGAATACAGCGCTGCTGGTGCCAAACGCTCTGTCTATCCGCAGCAACCTGGGAGAGAAG TATTTGTTTGTGTCTCTGCGGAACCGTGAAGGCTGCTACAGGCTGCTGCGCTCTGTTTGCTCACATCTGGAGGATGGCAGCACCAACAGCAGCCCTCTTTTCTCGTCCGCCGAGAACAGCTTTGATCAGGGCAAACTGGTG AACTCGAGTCAGTCGAGCCTGACTGACGCCTACGAGGAGCTTGATGGAACAGACTCTGGACTTTTACTGCAACCTCCTCCTACTAAACTTCACACAG CCTCAATCTCAAATGGAAGTCCTCCAACACGAAGAAGTCCTCACAGTGAAGAAGATGAGAGTCAGGCTGAGGAGCACATGG gaaGCTCGTGGATGTGGAGTGTGACTGACGGAGCTAGATCACTGCTCATCCAGAGAGAAGCCACCAGCCTCAACACACTGCTGCTCATCTACTTAATGCT GGTGGTGCTGCTCGTGCTGTCCTCTGGGTATATCGGCCTGCGCATTGTGGCTCTGGAGGAGCAGCTGACTACTCTGGGAGCCTTGCCTGAATTCACTCTACACAGCGG GTACAAGGACACATAA
- the si:zfos-943e10.1 gene encoding GRAM domain-containing protein 2B isoform X3, translating into MHRSLSLRLSRRQHEYSYPVESGTLPMRAKKEKMVKKKLEQKKAYSLEEAQLEMEQQHKSQSRPVLPRSQTVAGPLERNDSMNSRSSFMKHNKTFHKLFPDIPESEDLLHAYICALQREVPYHGRLYITENNVCFHSSVLLKATKVVIPVSNITVLKKQNTALLVPNALSIRSNLGEKYLFVSLRNREGCYRLLRSVCSHLEDGSTNSSPLFSSAENSFDQGKLVNSSQSSLTDAYEELDGTDSGLLLQPPPTKLHTASISNGSPPTRRSPHSEEDESQAEEHMGSSWMWSVTDGARSLLIQREATSLNTLLLIYLMLVVLLVLSSGYIGLRIVALEEQLTTLGALPEFTLHSGYKDT; encoded by the exons ATGCATAGATCTCTGAGTTTGAGATTATCCAGAAGACAACATGAGTACAG CTACCCAGTGGAGAGCGGGACTCTCCCCATGAGAGCCAAGAAGGAAAAGATGGTGAAAAAGAAGCTTGAGCAAAAGAAAGCCTACAGCCTAGAGGAAGCTCAGCTCGAGATGGAGCAGCAGCACAAAAGCCAGAGCAGGCCGGTCCTGCCCAG GTCTCAGACAGTCGCAGGACCTTTGGAAAGGAACGACAGCATGAACTCAAGAAGT AGCTTCATGAAGCACAACAAAACATTCCACAAACTCTTCCCAGATATCCCTGAGAGTGAAGACTTATTACACG ccTACATCTGTGCACTGCAGAGGGAGGTACCATACCATGGCCGTCTCTATATCACAGAAAACAACGTATGCTTTCACTCCTCCGTGCTTCTCAAGGCTACCAAG gtggTGATCCCTGTGTCTAATATCACGGTCCTGAAGAAGCAGAATACAGCGCTGCTGGTGCCAAACGCTCTGTCTATCCGCAGCAACCTGGGAGAGAAG TATTTGTTTGTGTCTCTGCGGAACCGTGAAGGCTGCTACAGGCTGCTGCGCTCTGTTTGCTCACATCTGGAGGATGGCAGCACCAACAGCAGCCCTCTTTTCTCGTCCGCCGAGAACAGCTTTGATCAGGGCAAACTGGTG AACTCGAGTCAGTCGAGCCTGACTGACGCCTACGAGGAGCTTGATGGAACAGACTCTGGACTTTTACTGCAACCTCCTCCTACTAAACTTCACACAG CCTCAATCTCAAATGGAAGTCCTCCAACACGAAGAAGTCCTCACAGTGAAGAAGATGAGAGTCAGGCTGAGGAGCACATGG gaaGCTCGTGGATGTGGAGTGTGACTGACGGAGCTAGATCACTGCTCATCCAGAGAGAAGCCACCAGCCTCAACACACTGCTGCTCATCTACTTAATGCT GGTGGTGCTGCTCGTGCTGTCCTCTGGGTATATCGGCCTGCGCATTGTGGCTCTGGAGGAGCAGCTGACTACTCTGGGAGCCTTGCCTGAATTCACTCTACACAGCGG GTACAAGGACACATAA